In Acidobacteriota bacterium, one genomic interval encodes:
- a CDS encoding OmpA family protein gives MLDRFKGTVNPTGDLPVGSVVLDPREKLPTEVKDFPASQVKPPERTSDNPEVTIGIWTWQTTSGIIDAVGGPGKSGDYSGSCLCQAGITNTRLIVQNDTSEQIKALAAGQMQFVTTTGDQAAVDIAGANKLLRGNKAKVVWSSGYSFGEDCLMGPASWKEDPQKARGALVVTAVPYCDWNVTVDWAADNQIPINPDETVYDPAAVNFVNATDHIEAAQKFVKNTKVSLKNRQTGQQEEHQIDAVATWTPGDVMAVEGRSTVTYKNATEKLQKIVSTKEYSYMMPHILFGNADWINQHRDYVQTLLRCIARSNERIKADDEYLKTRVATLNSVIFNLDGRGPNFWYKYFHGATENGVSLGGSRVNNIADVRHLFGLESNQPIERSIFGITYLDHAKRLQKLMPQRLEAFTPVAQVVDLSFIKEMTDERSSTPVYQAQFPTGTTNPGTVVKANYQITFDSGSAKIKPSELAVLQEIRNLLIRASDTQITIEGHTDNTGDDNTNLRLSRDRAQSVWQWLKESDTTGININSQ, from the coding sequence ATGTTAGACAGATTTAAGGGAACCGTGAACCCAACTGGGGATTTACCAGTTGGGTCGGTTGTGCTTGACCCGCGAGAGAAACTTCCGACTGAGGTCAAAGATTTTCCTGCATCTCAGGTAAAACCACCGGAGCGAACCAGCGACAATCCGGAAGTTACAATTGGGATTTGGACATGGCAAACCACCAGCGGCATTATTGATGCAGTGGGCGGACCTGGAAAATCAGGTGATTATTCGGGAAGCTGCCTCTGTCAGGCTGGCATCACCAATACCCGGTTGATTGTTCAAAATGATACTTCTGAACAAATCAAAGCTCTGGCTGCCGGGCAAATGCAATTTGTCACGACGACGGGCGATCAGGCGGCGGTTGACATTGCCGGTGCAAACAAATTGCTGCGTGGCAACAAAGCCAAAGTCGTTTGGAGCAGCGGCTATTCGTTTGGCGAAGATTGTTTGATGGGGCCGGCTTCGTGGAAAGAGGATCCCCAAAAAGCGCGGGGTGCACTGGTGGTCACTGCGGTGCCATATTGTGACTGGAATGTGACGGTTGATTGGGCGGCTGACAACCAGATTCCAATCAATCCCGACGAAACCGTGTATGACCCAGCGGCGGTTAACTTTGTCAATGCCACCGATCATATCGAAGCGGCTCAGAAATTTGTCAAAAACACCAAAGTCAGCCTTAAGAACCGGCAAACCGGGCAACAGGAAGAGCACCAGATTGATGCCGTTGCCACCTGGACTCCAGGCGATGTGATGGCGGTTGAGGGGCGATCAACGGTGACCTACAAAAACGCCACCGAAAAGCTGCAAAAGATTGTTTCAACCAAAGAATATAGCTACATGATGCCCCATATCCTGTTTGGCAATGCTGACTGGATCAATCAACATCGTGATTATGTCCAAACACTTCTGCGGTGTATTGCCCGATCCAACGAGCGGATCAAAGCCGATGACGAGTACCTGAAAACCCGTGTCGCCACATTGAATTCAGTTATTTTCAATCTGGACGGGCGCGGACCGAATTTCTGGTACAAATATTTTCACGGTGCGACCGAAAACGGGGTTTCGCTAGGTGGGTCACGGGTCAACAATATCGCTGATGTGCGCCATTTGTTCGGCCTGGAAAGCAATCAGCCGATTGAGCGCAGTATTTTCGGCATTACCTACCTCGATCACGCCAAACGGCTGCAAAAGCTGATGCCACAACGACTTGAGGCGTTCACTCCAGTTGCTCAGGTCGTGGACCTCAGTTTTATTAAGGAAATGACCGACGAACGCAGTTCGACACCGGTCTATCAGGCACAGTTTCCGACTGGAACGACAAATCCGGGAACGGTCGTCAAAGCCAATTATCAAATCACCTTCGATTCAGGCTCCGCCAAAATCAAACCCTCGGAACTGGCTGTCCTGCAAGAGATTCGAAACTTGCTGATCAGGGCTTCGGACACTCAAATTACAATTGAAGGCCACACAGATAATACCGGCGATGACAATACAAATTTGAGACTGTCACGTGACCGGGCCCAGTCAGTCTGGCAATGGCTCAAGGAGTCAGATACCACGGGCATCAACATCAATAGTCAGTAG